In one Neobacillus sp. WH10 genomic region, the following are encoded:
- a CDS encoding DUF503 domain-containing protein, with protein MIVGTAVCECIIYDAHSLKEKRAVLQRILTRLKQKFNVSVAEVDYQDVWQRTKIAIAVVTSSRVSTEQELQNALKLIDSFPEIERTITEIDWL; from the coding sequence ATGATTGTCGGTACAGCCGTTTGTGAATGTATCATCTATGATGCACATTCATTAAAAGAGAAACGCGCCGTTTTGCAGCGTATCCTGACCCGGCTAAAGCAAAAATTTAATGTATCCGTGGCAGAGGTGGACTATCAAGATGTATGGCAAAGAACAAAAATAGCCATTGCTGTTGTTACTTCTTCACGGGTATCTACAGAGCAGGAATTGCAAAACGCGCTTAAACTAATTGACTCATTTCCGGAAATAGAAAGAACGATCACCGAGATTGATTGGCTTTAA
- the rbfA gene encoding 30S ribosome-binding factor RbfA, with product MSHRANRVGEQMKKELSDIIGRKIKDPRIGFVTVTDVQVTGDLQQAKVFISVLGDDEQKENTLKGLAKAKGFIRTEIGHRIRLRKTPEIIFEWDESIDYGNRIETLLHQLHTDDKPMDKNEEE from the coding sequence ATGAGCCACAGAGCAAATCGTGTTGGAGAACAAATGAAAAAAGAACTTAGTGACATCATCGGTCGTAAAATTAAAGATCCTCGGATCGGCTTTGTGACAGTTACTGACGTTCAAGTAACAGGAGATCTTCAACAAGCAAAAGTATTTATATCTGTATTAGGTGATGACGAACAAAAGGAGAATACCTTAAAAGGTCTGGCAAAAGCAAAAGGCTTTATTCGAACTGAAATAGGCCACCGTATTCGTCTTCGTAAAACACCAGAAATCATCTTTGAATGGGATGAATCCATTGATTATGGAAACCGAATTGAAACACTTCTCCATCAATTGCATACCGATGACAAACCGATGGACAAGAATGAAGAAGAGTAA
- the truB gene encoding tRNA pseudouridine(55) synthase TruB, translating into MEGILPLFKPAGLTSHDCIFKLRKILKTKKVGHTGTLDPDVTGVLPICIGKATKVAEYITDAGKAYVGEVTVGFSTTTEDASGDVVEKKAVDRIISREEIMKVLHSLTGEIEQTPPMYSAVKVGGVRLYEYARKGIEVERPTRKVTIYSIEMLDDRDQFQGEVISFRFKVSCSKGTYIRTLAVMIGELLGFPAHMSSLQRVQSAAFTLDDCLTFEEIEKHMEAGTISSVLRPLESALSHLPKLLINDKVAEKVKNGALLEIPEHLKTSNGPIIAETEDGLALAIYSKHPNKPGLLKPVKVLRNDIE; encoded by the coding sequence TTGGAAGGGATTTTACCATTATTTAAGCCTGCTGGGTTAACATCGCATGACTGTATTTTTAAATTAAGAAAGATTCTAAAGACGAAGAAGGTGGGTCATACCGGTACACTTGATCCTGATGTGACCGGAGTTCTTCCTATTTGTATTGGGAAAGCAACAAAAGTAGCGGAATACATAACTGATGCAGGTAAAGCTTATGTAGGGGAAGTGACGGTTGGGTTTTCCACAACTACTGAAGATGCTTCAGGTGATGTGGTAGAAAAAAAGGCCGTGGATCGGATCATTTCTAGAGAAGAAATAATGAAGGTACTGCATTCGCTCACAGGGGAAATAGAACAAACTCCACCGATGTATTCTGCAGTGAAAGTAGGAGGGGTAAGACTTTATGAATATGCTCGTAAAGGAATAGAAGTAGAACGCCCTACCAGGAAAGTAACCATTTATTCTATCGAAATGCTAGATGATAGGGACCAATTTCAAGGGGAGGTTATTTCATTTCGTTTTAAGGTCAGTTGCAGTAAAGGGACTTATATCCGTACATTAGCTGTCATGATTGGCGAACTCCTTGGCTTTCCTGCTCATATGTCCAGTTTACAACGAGTTCAATCTGCTGCTTTTACATTGGATGATTGTTTAACATTTGAAGAAATTGAAAAACATATGGAAGCCGGCACCATCTCTAGCGTGTTAAGACCATTAGAATCAGCGCTTTCTCATTTGCCGAAATTACTGATTAATGATAAAGTAGCAGAGAAAGTGAAAAACGGTGCACTATTAGAAATACCAGAACATTTAAAAACCAGTAACGGACCAATTATTGCTGAAACTGAAGATGGACTGGCTCTGGCTATTTATTCAAAGCATCCAAACAAGCCAGGTCTTCTTAAACCAGTTAAAGTATTACGTAACGATATAGAATAA
- the ribF gene encoding bifunctional riboflavin kinase/FAD synthetase: MEVKRLSFPYKIASNEFPPLAMALGYFDGVHLGHQQVILEAKKQAEEKGCYSAVMTFDPHPSVVLGKNEKHVQYITPLGEKVKFIEELGIDYLFIVNFSAEFAHLLPQEFIDQYVIGLNVQHVVAGFDYTYGRMGKGTMETLPFHSREKFSYSVVPKFVQDNEKVSSTKIRHLLKEGKTNELPSLLGRFYTITGEVIHGDKRGRTIGFPTANINIKDEYIIPPLGVYAVRMRVYSDWYYGVCNVGYKPTFNKESKKLSVEVHLFDFDQDIYGQEVVIEWHLYLRKEQKFSGIEQLVTQIEKDKQQTIDYFKNNRQFS; encoded by the coding sequence TTGGAAGTAAAAAGGCTTAGTTTCCCATATAAGATAGCAAGCAATGAGTTCCCCCCTCTGGCAATGGCACTTGGTTATTTTGACGGTGTTCACCTCGGCCATCAACAAGTCATTTTAGAGGCAAAAAAGCAAGCAGAAGAAAAAGGTTGTTATAGTGCAGTAATGACATTTGACCCCCATCCTTCTGTTGTATTAGGAAAAAATGAAAAGCATGTTCAATATATAACCCCATTAGGTGAAAAAGTTAAATTTATTGAAGAACTTGGGATAGATTATTTATTTATTGTCAATTTCTCAGCGGAATTCGCTCATCTACTGCCCCAGGAATTTATCGATCAGTATGTAATTGGGCTTAATGTACAACATGTAGTGGCTGGATTTGACTATACGTATGGACGAATGGGGAAAGGGACTATGGAAACCTTACCATTTCATTCACGAGAAAAATTTTCTTATTCAGTTGTTCCAAAGTTTGTTCAAGACAACGAAAAGGTAAGCTCAACAAAAATTCGACATCTTCTTAAGGAAGGAAAAACAAATGAACTTCCATCACTTCTTGGAAGATTCTATACAATAACTGGAGAGGTCATTCATGGGGATAAACGCGGCAGGACAATTGGTTTTCCAACTGCAAATATTAACATTAAGGATGAATATATCATCCCTCCTCTTGGAGTTTATGCAGTGAGAATGAGAGTTTATTCTGATTGGTATTATGGAGTTTGTAATGTGGGGTATAAACCTACGTTTAATAAGGAATCAAAAAAGCTGTCTGTAGAGGTTCATTTATTTGACTTTGATCAAGATATTTATGGGCAAGAAGTGGTCATCGAATGGCATCTTTACCTTCGTAAGGAACAAAAATTTTCAGGTATCGAACAACTCGTCACACAAATAGAAAAAGATAAACAACAAACAATTGATTACTTTAAAAATAATCGACAATTTTCCTGA
- the rpsO gene encoding 30S ribosomal protein S15 — protein MAITQERKNELINEYKTHENDTGSAEVQIAVLTESINNLNEHLRTHKKDHHSRRGLLKMVGKRRNLLTFLRNKDVQRYRVLINKLGLRR, from the coding sequence ATGGCAATCACTCAAGAACGTAAAAATGAACTTATCAATGAGTACAAAACTCATGAGAACGACACTGGATCTGCAGAAGTTCAAATCGCTGTCCTTACTGAATCAATCAATAATTTGAACGAGCACTTACGTACACACAAGAAAGATCACCACTCACGTCGCGGTCTTTTGAAAATGGTTGGTAAACGTCGTAATCTTTTAACATTTCTTCGTAATAAAGACGTTCAACGTTACCGTGTGTTAATTAATAAGCTTGGTCTACGTCGTTAG